The Candidatus Angelobacter sp. DNA window AATCCTGTGCAGCACTTGAATCCGGGCGAGCGCGTGAGTCACGCCCCAGCCAACATGTTGCGCGTGGGTCGTCTGGCCTTGAAAAACAACTCCGAGACACACGATGGCCGAGAAGGGCGGCATGGACTCCGCGAGCTTCGCGGCCACGGCCGGGATCTCGAACGAGCCGGGCACGCGGACGATCCTGATTGTTTTTGCGCCGCCTCTGGCCAGTTCCCTTTTCGCCGCACGCAACATGGCGTCAACGTAGCGTCCGTTGTAACGCGCTGCGACGATGGCAAACGGGCGATTGGCCGCTCGGACTCTCTTGATCGGAGGTTTCTTCAGCATCTGTCGGCGGCTTCCATGAATCCCTGCTTTTGGCGATCTTCCGTCCGTGAAAAATGATTGCCTCTCATAACAGGTGTCCCAACTTCTCCCGCTTCGTTTTCAAGTATCGCGAGTTGTGCGGATTGGGTTTGACGCGAATCGGGACCTGCTCGACGATTTCGAGGCCGTAACCTTCCAGTCCCACCACCTTCCTCGGGTTGTTGGTCAGCAGGCGGATGGTTTTCAAACCCAGGTCGCAAAGAATCTGGGCCCCAAGTCCGTATTCCCGCAAATCCATTCCATAACCCAGTTTACGGTTTGCCTCGACCGTGTCGTAGCCCTGCTCCTGCAATTTGTAAGCCTTGATCTTCGGCGCCAGCCCGATCCCCCTGCCCTCCTGCCGCATATAGACGATGACGCCCCGGCCTTCCTCCGCCACCTGGCGCATGGCCTGATGCAGTTGCGGGCCGCAGTCACAACGCTTCGATCCGAACACGTCGCCGGTCAGACACTCGCTATGGACGCGCACCAGCACGCTTTTTCTGCCGGCCACTTCGCCACGCACCAGCGCCAGATGATGCTGACCGTCCACCTTCGAGCGGTAAAGATGCAAATCGAAATCGCCGTAATCCGTCGGCATTTTCACCACTTCCATCCGTTCGACAAGCTTTTCGCGCGCACGCCGGTATTTGATCAGATCCTCGATGGTGCAGATTTTCAGGCCGTGGGTTCTGGCAAACACGGTCAGCTCGCTCAGCCGGGCCATCGAACCATCATCGCTCATGATCTCGCAGATGACCCCGATGGGCCGGCAACCTGCCAGTTTCACGAGGTCCACCGCCGCTTCCGTGTGGCCCGCCCGCTGCAATACTCCACCTGCCTTGGCTCGGAGCGGAAAAACGTGTCCGGGTTGCACCAGATCATCTGGTACGGCTGTCGGGTCAGCCATGACTTGAATCGTACGTGCGCGATCAGCCGCGCTGATGCCGGTGGTAATGCCGGTCGCGGCATCCACGCTTACTTGAAAATCGGTTTTAAACGTCTCGCGGTTCTGTGTGACCATCCTTTCGATGCCCAGTTGTTGCAGCCGGTCCCCGGTCGTCGGCACGCAGACCAGTCCGCGGCCGTGCTTGGCCATGAAATTGACGGCCTCCGGCGTCGCGTGCTCGGCGCCCATGACGAGATCGCCTTCGTTCTCGCGATCCGCATCGTCCACGACGACGACCATCCTGCCTTTCCGCAGGTCTTCGACGACAGCCTCAATGGAAACAAACGCCTTTTTCATCACCGGCGCCGAATCTAACCGGAAGCGCCACCCGTGCCAGCAACAAAAAAACCTCCGGGGTTTCCAGAGGTTTGACCGTGCAAATGACCAAAGTCCGTCAGGCCGCCGCAACGGGCGCAGGATTTAACGCAGCCAGCTCGGCCTCGAACAATTCCCGCGTCCGGCTTTTCACGTCTGCCATCGGAACCTGCCCGGCGTCCGCTTTCTTGAGCAGGTTTTTCTGCGCGAGGTAATCCTTGTTCGTGACCCCGGCCTTGCTCTGCAACATGCGCCACGCTTTGCGCCGTTCAACGCCGAACAGCACCATCTGCCGCGACACGGCGAAAAACTTCAGCTTTCCGTTCACGTCAGCCTTGATGTAACAGCCAAAATTCCGGACGAAACTGCGGTGGTTCGGATCGAACACGCGGCGGTAAATCACATCGTCCTGGGTGATCAGAACGAGCATGTCGTCGAGGAGCGTCAGCTTTCTGGCCTCTTCTTCGGAGACGGCCTTCAGGTGTTTGCGGAAGCGGCCCTCTGTGAGCGCCCAATGCGCGACGGTGAAACTGTAATCTTCACCGGTCGCCTTGAACTTCGTGCGCCACCAATCGCGATCGACCGTCGGATTGCCCTTGAGGTCGAATGCCTCCTGTGAGGTTTCGCCCTTGCGC harbors:
- a CDS encoding bifunctional 3,4-dihydroxy-2-butanone-4-phosphate synthase/GTP cyclohydrolase II translates to MKKAFVSIEAVVEDLRKGRMVVVVDDADRENEGDLVMGAEHATPEAVNFMAKHGRGLVCVPTTGDRLQQLGIERMVTQNRETFKTDFQVSVDAATGITTGISAADRARTIQVMADPTAVPDDLVQPGHVFPLRAKAGGVLQRAGHTEAAVDLVKLAGCRPIGVICEIMSDDGSMARLSELTVFARTHGLKICTIEDLIKYRRAREKLVERMEVVKMPTDYGDFDLHLYRSKVDGQHHLALVRGEVAGRKSVLVRVHSECLTGDVFGSKRCDCGPQLHQAMRQVAEEGRGVIVYMRQEGRGIGLAPKIKAYKLQEQGYDTVEANRKLGYGMDLREYGLGAQILCDLGLKTIRLLTNNPRKVVGLEGYGLEIVEQVPIRVKPNPHNSRYLKTKREKLGHLL
- the ribH gene encoding 6,7-dimethyl-8-ribityllumazine synthase — translated: MLKKPPIKRVRAANRPFAIVAARYNGRYVDAMLRAAKRELARGGAKTIRIVRVPGSFEIPAVAAKLAESMPPFSAIVCLGVVFQGQTTHAQHVGWGVTHALARIQVLHRIPVVHGVFVFEKEEHARVRCLGSKHNRGTEAARTALAMARVMESL